GTTCACTCCCAGATCCAGGATAGCTTGATGAGCTGTTTTGCATGCATCCAATATTTTATCTATACTGTCTGCCTGTATGGCAGTGCCCATGGGTGTGACCTGATACTGGATATTCATTTTTTCAAGTGCTTTAACAGCAGATGAAATATAACCACTAAGTGAATCATTGTCTTCTCCCAACACTGCTATTTGGATTTCTGCAGTTATAATATTATTTGCCAAGAATTTGCCCCCTTTTATTTTATTAGTATGAGTCTGTATTTAATGGTTATAAATTTGAGGTTTGAATTTGTTAATTGTTAAGGTGAAATCATTATCATCATAACTATTATTATTTTTGAAATTATATATTCTCCAGTTGAAATGGAGGGCTACTTCGACCCAATATGTATAAAGTGCCCACCCCTCATATTCCTTAAATAATCATGCTTACTCACAAAGTATAGTGAAGTAAAGAAGAGGCCTTACGGCCTCCCCCTCCTTATCAAACCGTACA
The sequence above is a segment of the Methanosarcinales archaeon genome. Coding sequences within it:
- a CDS encoding MTH1187 family thiamine-binding protein, which codes for MANNIITAEIQIAVLGEDNDSLSGYISSAVKALEKMNIQYQVTPMGTAIQADSIDKILDACKTAHQAILDLGVNRILTNITIDHRIKGSKEMNDKVQSVLSKL